One Candidatus Bathyarchaeota archaeon genomic window carries:
- a CDS encoding CDP-alcohol phosphatidyltransferase family protein, with protein sequence MGLSLSAASAWLYFNWSSHRLMLLFAAVTLLLSGLFDSIDGVLARMTGRSSILGGFLDSLSDRYSDAMVLGAITASGLCSLSWGLAALVGSMMVSYARSRAEASGVDMRAVGLAERAERILILSTATLLSYFNWEALGWGVALLALLSHITVLQRVLHFYNEAKI encoded by the coding sequence ATGGGCCTGAGCCTATCAGCCGCCTCAGCATGGCTCTATTTCAACTGGAGTTCCCATAGGCTGATGCTCCTGTTCGCAGCCGTCACACTCCTCCTCTCGGGCCTCTTTGACTCCATCGACGGGGTTCTAGCCCGTATGACCGGGAGATCCTCAATTCTGGGAGGCTTCTTGGACTCCCTCTCTGATAGGTACTCCGATGCCATGGTCCTCGGAGCCATAACGGCCTCGGGGCTATGCAGCCTGTCCTGGGGTCTAGCCGCGCTGGTGGGCTCGATGATGGTCAGCTATGCTAGATCCCGAGCAGAGGCCTCGGGGGTGGATATGAGGGCTGTGGGCCTAGCTGAGAGGGCTGAGAGGATCCTAATCCTATCAACGGCCACCTTATTATCGTATTTTAATTGGGAGGCCCTAGGCTGGGGGGTGGCCCTACTCGCGCTTCTCTCGCATATAACGGTTCTTCAGAGAGTTCTCCACTTTTATAATGAGGCCAAGATTTAA
- the mtnA gene encoding S-methyl-5-thioribose-1-phosphate isomerase, whose translation MRVKVGGEVKEFRTIWREGRRIHMIDQRKLPHRFEITSTWRHEETAEAIRRMVVRGAGAIGVAAAYGMAQAALEAEGLPKGDIKPYLESAAALFRSTRPTAVNLFHAVDRCLGAAGEAENPVVRVVSEADAIAEEDLEASRRIGEFGSLLIKDGMKILTHCNAGALAFIDYGTALSPIRFAYRQGKRILVLVDETRPRLQGAMLTAWELEQEGIPHIVMVDNAAGYYMRRGEVDMVIVGADRVAVNGDLANKIGTYEKAVLAAENGIPFYVAAPKMTFDPNCISGEQIEVEERSEEEVRYVYGLNESGELSRVLIMGRDTPVRNPSFDITPARYVTGFITESGILRPPYSETIPRFLGLRS comes from the coding sequence ATGAGGGTCAAGGTGGGAGGGGAGGTAAAGGAGTTCAGGACCATCTGGAGGGAGGGGAGGAGGATCCACATGATCGACCAGAGGAAGCTCCCCCACAGGTTCGAGATAACCTCCACATGGAGGCATGAGGAGACGGCGGAGGCAATAAGGAGGATGGTCGTCAGAGGCGCTGGGGCCATAGGTGTGGCTGCAGCCTACGGCATGGCCCAAGCAGCCCTAGAGGCTGAGGGGCTTCCAAAAGGGGATATTAAACCCTATCTGGAGTCGGCCGCCGCCCTATTTAGGAGCACAAGGCCAACAGCTGTGAACCTATTCCACGCCGTTGATAGGTGCCTCGGGGCGGCTGGGGAGGCCGAGAACCCAGTGGTGAGGGTGGTCTCTGAGGCAGATGCCATAGCCGAGGAGGACCTTGAGGCCTCTAGGAGGATAGGCGAGTTCGGCAGCCTCCTCATCAAGGATGGGATGAAGATACTGACCCACTGCAACGCGGGAGCCCTGGCCTTCATAGACTATGGGACCGCCCTGAGCCCCATAAGGTTCGCCTATAGGCAGGGGAAGAGGATACTGGTCCTGGTCGATGAGACAAGGCCGAGGCTCCAGGGGGCGATGCTCACAGCTTGGGAGCTTGAACAGGAAGGCATCCCCCACATTGTCATGGTGGATAACGCTGCCGGTTATTATATGAGGAGGGGTGAGGTGGACATGGTCATAGTTGGAGCCGACCGTGTGGCCGTCAATGGGGACCTCGCCAACAAGATAGGGACCTATGAGAAGGCAGTTTTAGCCGCGGAGAATGGGATCCCCTTCTACGTCGCGGCCCCGAAGATGACCTTCGACCCGAACTGCATCAGTGGAGAGCAAATAGAGGTGGAGGAGAGGAGTGAAGAGGAGGTGAGGTATGTCTACGGGTTGAACGAGTCGGGGGAGCTATCACGGGTCCTAATAATGGGGAGGGATACCCCTGTTAGAAATCCCTCCTTCGATATAACCCCTGCAAGATATGTGACGGGTTTCATAACAGAATCCGGGATATTGAGGCCCCCATACTCGGAGACGATACCAAGATTCCTAGGATTGAGGAGTTAG
- a CDS encoding DUF4445 domain-containing protein translates to MLEAEKGDILLQVLRDAGVGIESICGGKGKCGKCKVILERGSIEKVSEEPEMKLLTERELEQGYHLACMTRILSDSTFTIPVESRIEKPKILLEAELRIPKPNPSSGKYLARVQRVKSSLFPIEHYRLQLDGYRGPQPRITDEMYGRLRGMADLGIITATLTWTGGFPEVVNLKPGDDTGSNYGLALDVGTTTVVGELVELNSGRILARASEMNRQITYGEELVTRIAVAGEREGLIKLQKAVVETINIVIDRLASEAEIEPSEINDICVGGNTVMNHLLNGLDPTYLEEANVEVSRSPIIRKAGGIGLKVNPEAYLYCLPNVSRFLGGDAVGDVLASGMYDSDEISLLVDLGTNGEIIFGNNSWLFSSSCASGPAFEGGGIRHGMRGAEGGIERVRIDPETYRAEISVIGGTRPKGICGSGIIDLVASLYDVGLLDFVGKLVPRRTPLVREGPYGLEYVVVPADETAIGRDIVITQQDLDYIMDSKAAACGAITVLMRKLKLSIYDVKHLYLAGAFGNYADIENATRIGIFPELPNAEVHPIGNGSLAGAYAALMSMEMREKAREIAEKMVYIDLLVDVEFIEEYSNALYIPGNKEYFPSHTKRYHISGRI, encoded by the coding sequence ATGCTTGAAGCCGAGAAGGGTGACATACTACTCCAGGTACTGAGAGACGCTGGAGTCGGAATAGAGAGCATATGTGGGGGGAAGGGGAAGTGCGGGAAGTGTAAAGTCATACTGGAAAGAGGTAGCATAGAGAAGGTCTCCGAAGAGCCTGAGATGAAGCTCCTCACCGAGAGGGAGCTTGAACAGGGATACCACCTAGCCTGCATGACTAGGATACTCAGCGACTCCACCTTCACGATACCTGTTGAGAGCCGGATCGAGAAGCCCAAGATCCTACTGGAGGCAGAGCTCAGGATCCCCAAGCCCAACCCAAGCTCCGGAAAGTATCTGGCTAGGGTCCAAAGGGTGAAGAGCTCTCTCTTCCCAATCGAACACTATAGGCTCCAGCTCGATGGCTACAGAGGCCCACAGCCCAGGATCACAGATGAGATGTACGGTAGGCTTCGGGGGATGGCCGATTTGGGGATTATAACCGCCACCCTAACATGGACAGGGGGGTTCCCAGAGGTGGTGAACCTTAAACCCGGAGACGATACAGGGTCAAACTATGGCCTAGCCCTCGACGTGGGAACCACCACAGTGGTAGGGGAGCTGGTAGAGTTAAACTCCGGAAGGATCCTCGCTAGAGCCTCAGAGATGAATAGGCAGATAACCTATGGTGAGGAGCTCGTCACCAGGATAGCGGTGGCTGGTGAGAGGGAGGGTCTCATAAAGCTGCAGAAAGCGGTTGTCGAGACGATAAACATAGTCATAGATAGACTTGCCTCAGAGGCGGAGATAGAGCCCTCCGAGATAAATGACATCTGCGTGGGGGGGAACACGGTGATGAACCACCTCTTAAACGGGCTGGATCCCACATACCTCGAAGAGGCGAACGTGGAGGTCTCAAGAAGCCCAATAATAAGGAAGGCTGGGGGGATAGGGTTAAAGGTGAACCCAGAGGCCTATCTCTACTGCCTCCCAAACGTGAGCAGATTCCTCGGGGGCGATGCTGTGGGGGATGTCCTAGCCTCAGGCATGTACGACTCCGATGAGATATCCCTCCTCGTCGACCTGGGGACAAACGGCGAGATCATATTCGGTAACAATAGCTGGCTATTCTCTAGCAGCTGCGCCTCAGGGCCAGCCTTCGAGGGGGGAGGAATAAGACATGGGATGAGGGGGGCGGAGGGGGGCATAGAGAGAGTGAGGATAGACCCCGAAACCTATAGGGCGGAGATCTCGGTTATAGGGGGAACCAGGCCGAAGGGGATATGCGGCTCCGGCATAATAGACCTAGTAGCATCACTCTACGACGTTGGCCTCCTGGACTTCGTGGGGAAACTTGTTCCAAGGAGAACCCCGCTCGTGAGGGAAGGGCCATACGGCCTGGAGTATGTCGTCGTCCCAGCCGACGAGACCGCCATAGGCAGAGACATAGTCATTACCCAGCAGGACCTCGACTACATAATGGACTCCAAAGCGGCCGCCTGCGGGGCCATAACGGTCCTCATGAGGAAGCTGAAGCTGAGCATATATGACGTTAAGCATCTCTACCTAGCCGGAGCCTTCGGAAACTATGCAGATATTGAGAACGCGACGCGGATAGGGATCTTCCCGGAACTCCCCAACGCCGAGGTGCACCCCATAGGGAACGGCTCCCTAGCTGGGGCCTACGCCGCGCTTATGTCGATGGAGATGAGGGAGAAGGCCAGGGAGATAGCTGAGAAGATGGTCTACATAGACCTACTGGTCGACGTAGAGTTCATAGAGGAATACTCCAACGCCCTATACATCCCGGGAAACAAGGAGTACTTCCCAAGCCACACGAAGAGGTATCACATCTCTGGAAGAATTTAA
- a CDS encoding DNA replication complex GINS family protein: protein MEALSPPLDDICFAYENSTVRLIATRDIPRIETAGLVIEETAANSELRVNLWVAWELVEAGLARFTDGGIRSDELIQAHYRERLQPLGQLSTLPDRFYAQAYITFNQLAKEAKGEEARLAHLNRMRGMFRDILESRINKIVRLASSEVASPPKELQSEEAQLFRELNVKISAWRRMLRRVGER from the coding sequence TTGGAAGCCTTGAGTCCACCCCTCGATGATATATGCTTTGCTTATGAGAACAGCACTGTAAGGCTGATAGCGACGAGGGATATCCCCAGAATTGAGACTGCTGGGCTGGTGATAGAGGAGACGGCGGCGAACAGTGAGTTGAGGGTTAACCTATGGGTGGCCTGGGAGCTTGTGGAGGCAGGCCTAGCCCGCTTCACGGATGGAGGCATAAGATCGGATGAGCTGATCCAAGCCCATTATCGTGAGCGCCTCCAGCCCCTAGGGCAGCTCTCCACCCTGCCCGACAGATTTTACGCTCAAGCATATATCACCTTCAACCAGCTGGCTAAGGAGGCAAAGGGGGAGGAGGCCCGCCTGGCACACCTAAACAGGATGAGGGGGATGTTCAGGGATATACTTGAGAGCAGGATAAACAAGATCGTTAGACTCGCCTCCTCAGAGGTAGCCTCCCCCCCAAAGGAGCTCCAGTCCGAGGAGGCTCAGCTCTTTAGGGAGCTGAATGTAAAGATCTCAGCCTGGAGGAGGATGCTGAGGAGGGTGGGGGAGAGGTGA
- a CDS encoding FAD-binding protein produces the protein MVKVIIVGAGPAGLFAAHELAGFCDVTILEERDHVGGSGLYSDGKLNFHPRIGGDITQFISEDDAWMLISYIKQIFSGLGVELHPPDEIGVRNLEAKAIKAGMRFVRIEQSHIGSDHLPSVIGRMRSMLEKKGVEFRLGVRVRDLILDSGRIKGVETTEGVYPADAFLLAPGRIGSNWLVVLMRRLGVEMSYNPLDIGVRVEVPNEVFEEIIQGYRCWDPKFHIHTPSYDDFSRTFCVCPRGYVFKEAYDEEVFGVNGHSMRERESPNTNFALLVRISLTEPLENTTEYGRRIAQLANTLGGRRPILQRLGDLRGHRRSTWERIERSYVEPTLRDVTPGDISMAYPSRIVRDLLEALEILDRVAPGVNTDSTLIYAPEIKFYAMRIETDNQLRTTIPNLYVAGDGAGVSRGIIGAAATGIIAARGIKAALSKPNRS, from the coding sequence ATGGTGAAGGTCATCATAGTTGGAGCAGGTCCTGCGGGTCTATTCGCCGCCCATGAACTAGCGGGCTTCTGCGATGTCACAATACTGGAGGAAAGGGATCACGTCGGTGGATCGGGTCTATACTCCGATGGGAAACTCAACTTCCATCCGAGGATAGGTGGAGATATCACCCAATTCATATCCGAGGATGATGCTTGGATGCTTATCTCATACATCAAGCAGATCTTCTCGGGCCTTGGAGTGGAGCTTCATCCTCCAGATGAGATAGGTGTGAGGAATCTAGAGGCTAAGGCCATCAAAGCTGGGATGAGGTTCGTGAGGATAGAGCAGAGCCACATCGGCTCCGACCATCTACCCTCGGTGATCGGTAGGATGAGGTCTATGCTCGAGAAGAAGGGCGTCGAGTTTAGGTTGGGGGTTAGGGTTAGGGACTTGATACTCGACTCGGGAAGAATAAAGGGCGTTGAGACCACTGAAGGGGTGTACCCCGCAGACGCCTTCCTCCTGGCCCCTGGGCGTATAGGTTCGAACTGGCTTGTGGTCCTCATGAGGAGGCTTGGGGTGGAAATGAGCTATAATCCCCTGGATATTGGTGTGAGGGTTGAGGTCCCAAATGAGGTCTTTGAGGAGATTATACAGGGGTATAGATGCTGGGACCCAAAGTTCCATATACATACGCCGAGCTACGACGACTTCTCAAGGACTTTCTGCGTCTGTCCGAGGGGCTACGTCTTCAAGGAAGCCTACGATGAGGAGGTCTTCGGTGTGAACGGGCACTCCATGAGGGAGAGAGAAAGCCCCAACACGAACTTCGCCCTGTTGGTGAGGATAAGCCTCACGGAGCCCCTCGAGAATACGACAGAGTATGGGCGGAGGATCGCACAGTTAGCCAATACCCTAGGCGGGAGGAGGCCCATCCTCCAGAGGCTTGGAGACCTGAGGGGGCACAGGCGCTCGACTTGGGAGAGGATCGAGAGGAGCTACGTCGAGCCCACGTTGAGGGATGTGACCCCGGGAGACATATCTATGGCCTACCCGAGCAGGATAGTCAGAGACCTATTGGAGGCCTTGGAGATCCTGGACAGAGTGGCGCCAGGGGTGAACACGGACTCGACCCTGATCTATGCCCCCGAGATCAAGTTCTACGCCATGCGGATAGAGACAGATAATCAACTCAGGACGACCATCCCAAACCTTTACGTTGCGGGTGATGGAGCAGGAGTTTCAAGGGGCATAATTGGAGCAGCAGCTACTGGGATCATAGCTGCAAGGGGGATAAAGGCCGCTCTCTCCAAGCCTAATCGCTCCTGA
- a CDS encoding SGNH/GDSL hydrolase family protein has translation MLLFGITMTRRIPLKFAALGDSLTVGFQPPGLYLPGREEFPYTSFLEAIVYRELHRKGLNHIEASFINLGVLGDTTRRMLQRLSSQVAPMRPDYVIVWGGINDLFSLEEPEDIYSNLRRIYEKALECDIKPIACTLTSVLGYDEFIPRIRRLNDLLRSHCRAHRIPIADLFSATSDDAGRLRETFSSDGVHLSQAGYMKVANTIYYEVLEKILEGY, from the coding sequence GTGCTCCTATTCGGGATCACCATGACCCGGAGGATCCCGCTTAAGTTCGCCGCCCTGGGAGATAGCCTGACCGTTGGATTCCAGCCTCCTGGGTTATATCTACCAGGGAGAGAGGAGTTCCCCTACACCTCTTTTCTGGAGGCAATAGTCTATAGGGAGCTGCACAGGAAGGGATTGAACCATATCGAGGCCTCCTTCATAAATCTCGGCGTCCTAGGCGACACAACCCGGAGAATGCTTCAAAGGCTCTCTTCACAGGTTGCTCCAATGAGGCCCGATTATGTAATCGTCTGGGGAGGCATAAACGACCTATTCTCCCTGGAGGAGCCAGAGGATATCTACTCAAATCTGAGGAGGATTTATGAGAAGGCTCTGGAGTGTGATATAAAGCCGATAGCCTGCACCCTCACATCAGTCCTAGGATATGATGAGTTCATACCCAGGATAAGAAGGCTCAACGATCTATTGAGGAGCCACTGCAGGGCTCACCGAATACCGATAGCAGATCTCTTCTCAGCCACGTCCGACGATGCTGGGAGGCTCAGGGAGACCTTCTCCAGCGACGGGGTTCACCTCTCCCAGGCAGGCTACATGAAGGTGGCGAACACCATCTACTACGAGGTGCTTGAGAAGATCCTCGAAGGCTACTGA
- a CDS encoding 30S ribosomal protein S26e, with the protein MPKKRISRGRSKGDKGRQSMVQCSYCNALVPRDKAKKVTRWTSIVDPRLMKELEQQGVQISRERTTKYLCISCAVHRGVVKVRGKEERMSRASHRR; encoded by the coding sequence ATGCCGAAGAAGAGGATCAGCAGGGGCAGGTCTAAGGGAGATAAGGGACGGCAGAGCATGGTTCAATGCAGCTACTGTAACGCTCTCGTTCCAAGAGATAAGGCCAAGAAGGTCACCAGGTGGACCTCTATAGTCGATCCGAGACTTATGAAGGAGCTGGAACAGCAGGGCGTTCAAATATCTAGGGAGAGGACAACCAAGTACCTTTGCATAAGCTGCGCAGTCCACCGGGGAGTCGTGAAGGTCAGGGGGAAGGAGGAGAGGATGAGCAGAGCCAGCCATAGAAGGTAA